From the Halobacterium zhouii genome, the window GGTGTGGTGTTCGAACCACTCGGCGTACTCGGTGGGGTTCGCGTACTTGGAGTTGTCCCACTCGTCGAAGCTCCCGCGCTCGGTCGCGAGGTCGTGGCTCGCGGCCTTCGACCCGTGGTCGATCTGGGTCATCACCTGGCGCGCGATCTCGTTACCCTCCTCGCTGCCGTACTCGACGCCGAGCTGGATGTAGAGCTGTGCCAGCCCCATCACGCCGAGACCGATCTTCCGCATCTCGGAGACCTTCTCCTCGATCTCGTCGACGGGGAAATCCGACATCGTGACGACGTTCTCGAGGAAGCGGGTCCCCATCTCGATGCGGTGGTCGAACTCCTCGTGGTCGAGCGCGTGGTCGAGGAACTGGTTGATTCCCTCCTCCAGGGTGTCGTAGTCGTGTTCCTCGCTCCAGACGCGCCAGTCCGGGGCGTCCTCGGCGGCGAGCGTCGAGAGGTTGATGTGCCCGAGGTTGCAGGCCTCGTACTCCTCCAGGGGCTGCTCGCCGCAGGGGTTCGTCGCGAGGATGCGGTGCTCGGGGTGTTCCTCCACGTCGAAGGAGTGCTGTTTGTTGACGCGCTCGAGGTAGATGACGCCGGGTTCGCCGTTCTCGTGGGCGCCGTCGACGATGCGCTCCCAGAGCACGTCCGCGGGGATGGAGAGTTCCTCGCCGACCTCGACGTGCTCGCCGAGTCCGTACCGGGAGTACATCTCCTTCGTCTCCTCGGTGGCGATGTGGGGTTCCTCCGTGCGCGGGTTGGTGAACGTGTACTCCTCGCCCTCGTAGAGCGCCTCCATGAAGCCGTCCGTGACGCCGACGGAGATGTTGAAGTTAGAGAGGTGGCCTTCGACGGCGTTCCGCAGGTGCTTGGGCACCTTCCCGTCCTCGTCGATGAGTTCGCGGGCCTCCTCCAGAGCTTCGGAGAACTCCGTGTACGTGTAGTCGTCGGGGTCGTTGAGCTTGAGGGTGTGCGCGAGGCTGACGTCCTTGTTCTTGGCGTGGATGAACTCCACGACGTCCGGGTGGCTGACGCGCATCACGGCCATCTGTGCGCCGCGGCGCGCGCCGCCCTGCGCGATGGTCTCGCACATCTGGTCGAACGTCTCCATGAACGTCAGCGGGCCGGATGCGATGCCGCCCGTGGAGCCGACGGTGTCGCCGTACGGCCGGAGCTTCCAGAACGCGTACCCCATGCCGCCGCCGGATTGGAAGACCTCCGCGGCCTCCTGTGCGGTCTGGTGGATGTCCGTGATGTCGTCGCCCGGCGAGTCGACGAAACACGCCGACAGCTGCTGGAGTTCGTCGCCCGCGTTCATCAGCGTCGGGCTGTTCGGCATGAACGACAGATGCTCCATCAGGTCCTGGAACTCCGCTCGCACGCGCTCGACGTGCTCGCGGGCGCTCCCGGAGAGCTCCGGAACGACGGTGTCGTAGGCGAACTTGTTGACGTTGTCCTCGGTGAGTTCGACTGTCTCGTCGTCTCCGGGGGAGACGTCCTCGCCGAACACCTCGGTGGCGAGTTCGTCGCGGCGCGGGTGGTCGGGCTTTAGCTGGTCGGGCGTGACCTCGACCGGGTCGTCGGCTTCGTAGACGACCTCGGCGAGCGAGATGTTCTTCGCGACGCGCTCGAAGAGGTCGGTCTGGTCCTCGATCAACTCGCCGTCCGTGTTCTTCCGGAGGTAGCGAGCCGGGAGGATGTTCTGGTAGGCGTTGTCGGTCATGCGGTCGGCGAGCGTGTCGCCCGTGACGCGCTTGACCGGGAGCGTGAGTTCGTCCGCAGAGAGCTCCGGCGAACTCATCGGTGATCCCCTCTCGACGCAGTCCGTGTAGTGGTGGTTTGCATGTTCATGGAATGGCTGATATCCGTTGGTACGTGACGACGACGTATTATTCGGACGGGCAGGTTAGTACCTTCGATGGGTTCGTTTCCTGCCGACTCGTCGCTGTGAAATCCGGTGTCAGTGCGTACCCCACAGGTACGGGCGTGGTTACAATAACCCTAGTCAAAGCGGACTGAAAGTGGACGGAGTCGGTACCAGAAACTGCCAGACTGCGCGCTGATTTCAGTTTCACGAGCCTCGATAATCGCCGGACGGCGGAGTGTCGTCTCGCAGACCGGAGAGCCCCCAGACTGATAGTGCCCGGATTCGTGGCTCCGGGCATGTTGGCAACACCACTGGTGCTCGCGCTCGGCGGCCTCACATCGTCACCGGTTGGCACCCTGCTGGTCGCGCTGGTCGCCATCACCGCAATCGTCCTCGTCGGCCGCGTCGTCCTGAGTGTCGCGTGGAAACTGCTCCTCGTCGCCACCGCCGTCGTCGGCGCGGCGTGGATGGTGACGGCGTTCCTCGGGTAGAATCAGGGCCGAGTGAGCGGCGGGTCAGGCGTCCGCGAGGAAGTTCCGAATCACGTCGTGGCCGGCGCCCGTGAGCACGCTCTCCGGGTGGAACTGCACGCCGACGAGCGGGTGTTCGCGGTGGCGCACCGCCATCGGGAGCGCACCCTCGGGAGTCGTCGCCGACACCTCGAAACAGCCCGGCACCTCGGTACACGCGAGCGAGTGGTAACGCGCCGCCGGGAACCCCTGCTCGACCCCCGCGAACACGCCCGACCCGTCGTGCTCGACCGGACTCGTCTTGCCGTGGACGGGCTCGGGCGCGCGCCCGACTCGCCCTCCGTACTCCTGGACCGCGGCCTCCATCCCGAGACAGACGCCGAGTGTCGGCACATCGGGGCTGACCTCGCGAAGCACAACGCTCGTCACGCCGACGTCGCGGTCGTTCTCTGGGTGTCCGGGACCAGGACTGACGACGATGGCGTCGGGGTTCGCGGCCCGCACGTCCTCGACGCTCGCGGTGTTCTTCAGCACCGTCGTCTCCGGACGCTCGCCACCCACGCGCTGTTCGGAGACGTACTCCACGAGGTTGTACGTGAACGAATCGAAGTTGTCCACGAACAGGACGTTCATCGCTGTGGCCCCGGTTCTGCCGGCGCGCAGTCGTCCGAGTCGGCGTCGGATTCCTCGCGGACGCGCTCGATGGCGTCGAGCACGCCACGCATCTTGGATTCGGTCTCCTCGTACTCGGCGGCGGGGTCGCTATCCGCGACGACGCCCGCCCCGGCGCGCACGCGAACTGTATCCGTGCCGTCGTCCGCCGAATCGTGTTCGACTGTCGCCGACCGGATGGCGATGGCGAACTCGGCGTCGCCCGTCCACGAAACGTAGCCCACACCGCCGCCGTAGATACCCCGAGAGTCGGACTCCAGGTCGTGGACGTGCTCCATCGCGCGGACCTTCGGCGCGCCCGAGAGCGTGCCCGCCGGGAACGACGCGCGAACCGCATCGAAGGCGTCGGGCGACCCCGACTCCCCCGCTCCCGAGCGTGGTCCAGCTACGTCCGCGTCGCCCGCGAGCGTTCCAGTCACCGTGGACTCGATGTGCTGGACGTGACTGTACTTCAGCACGCGCATGAACTCCGGCACGCGCACGCTCCCCGGTTCGCTGACGCGGCGCACATCGTTGCGCGCGAGGTCGACGAGCATCGCGTGCTCGGCGCGCTCCTTCTCGTCGGCGAGCATCTCGCCGGCGAGTCGCCGGTCCTCCACGGGACTACTGCCGCGCGGGCACGTCCCCGCGATGGGGTTGTTGACGACGGTGTCGTCGTGCACTGCGACGAGCGTCTCCGGACTCGCGCCGACGATGGTTCGGTCGCCGTGCGAAAGCAGGAACATGTACGGCGACGGGTTCGTCTCCCGGAGCGACGCGTACAGCGCTCTCGGGTCGACGTCGCCGTCAAGTTCCCGCGTGCGCGAGACGACCGCCTGATACACCTCGCCGTCGAGCACGGCCTCCTTCGCGCGCTCCACCGCGTCCTCGTACTCGCTCCGGGAGCCCGCGCGCTCCGCGGTGATGGACACGCCGCCGAGCGAGGGGTCACCGGCCTCCGCGAGCACGTCCCGCACTCGCGTTGCCTCCGCTCGCAGTCGATTGTACACCGCGTCTGGGTCGTCGCCGGGGCGGACGACAGGCGTGCAGACGAGCGAGATGTCGCCCGTCTCGCGGTCGAAGACGAGCGTCCGCGTCGTCACCACGAACTCCGCGTCCGGGAGCGGCGTCTCCGGGCGCTCCACGCCGACCTCGTCGAGCCAGAGGTCGTAGACGGCGTCGTACGCGAGGAAACCGACGAGGCCGCCGTCGAGCAACTGGCGGTTCCCGTCCGGGAACCCGCGGCGCGGCGCGTCCGGGAGCACCTCCCGGAGGCGGTCGAGCACGTCCGCGCCACTGCCAGCCGAATCCGTGTCCCCGTCGGCAGCGCCACCGGCAGCACCGCCGAGCGACGCTGCCGCCGTCTGCTCCGCCCGGAGTGTCTGAACGTCCGTGCCGTCGGCGTCGACGGCGACGACTGCGTCGGGGTCGTAGCCGACGAACGAGTAGCGTGCGTGACGACGCGCGTTCGCGGAATCCGACTCGTCCGCGCCATCCGGGCGGAACGCCCCGCCGGGATCACTCGCCGCGGTCTTCTCGGCGCTCTCCAGCAGGAACGAGTGGGAACCGTCGGCGAGCGCGTCGTACGCCGCGAGCGGCGACACGTCGACGTCGAGGGTCGCGGCGACGCGGACGACCGCCGGGCCGTCCGCTGCGTGCTCCGTGAACTCCTCGCGCGTGCAATCGAGAACTACGTCGTCCGCGCTCCCCGGGTCGTCCGCCGCGTCGCTCGCACACGCCTGGTCGTCCGCGCCCATCACTCGACCACCGCAGGCCGCCGCGTCGCCGCCTCGACGAACTCGCGGACGGCATCGTGGTCCTTCGTTCCGCCGTCGGACTCGACGCCCGACGCGACGTCCACGGCGAACGGGTCGACGGTTCCGACGGCCTCGCGGACGTTCTCCGGGGTGAGACCGCCGGCGAGCACGACCGGCGAGTCCACTGCGGCCGCGAACTCGCGCGTGGCGTCCCAGTCGTGTGTCCGTCCGGTGCCGCCGGCGCCCGACTCGTCGACGGAGTCCACGAGCAGGGCGTCGGCGACGCTGTCGTAGCGCGCAGCGTCCGGGTTCGTCGCGTCGACAGCCTGCACGACGCGCGGCGTCACGTTCGCAGACACGTAGGAGACGTCCCCCGGGGGCAGGTCGCCGTGCAACTGGAGGACGTCCGGACCGACCCGGGACGCGAGTTCGAGCGCTCGCTCCGGCGTGTCGGGCATCGCGACGAGCACCGTCGAGACGAACGGCGGCGCGCTATCGAGGAGGGAGGCAGCGCGGTCCACACCGACTTCTCTGGGCGAGTCGACGGGCACGTCGGCGACGACGCCGACCGCGTCCGCGCCCGCGTCGACCGCCGCGGCGAGGTCCGCTTCGCTCGTGAGTCCGCAGATCTTCACGCGCGTCATCGAGCGGGAACCGGGTCACAGAGGCGTTCGAGCGTCTCGGCCGCCGCCCCGGAGTCGATGGCCTCGCGGGCCTGTCTCGCGCCGCCGGCGAGCGAGTCGGCCTCGCCGGCGACGTAGATGGCGGCGCCGGCGTTGGCGAGCACGATGTCGCGTTTTGCGCCGGTCACGTCGCCAGTGACGATGCCGCGCAGGTCACGGGCGTTCTCCTCGGGACCGCCCCCAGCGACGTCATCGACGGCGGCTTCGTCGAGACCGAAGTCGGCTGGCGTGACCGTGTACTCCTCGACGGCGTCGCCATCGACCTCCGCGACGGTGGATTCGCCGTGGACGGCGAATTCGTCCAGTCCGTCGCCGTGGACGACGAGTGCGCGCTCGACTGGCAGGCGTGCGAGCGCGTTAGCGAGCACGGGAACGAGGTCGGGGTCGTAGACGCCGACGACCTGCGCGTCCGCGCCGGCGGGGTTCGTGAGCGGTCCGAGGACGTTGAAGATCGTGCGGACGCCGAGTTCCTGGCGCGGGCCGATGACCGCCTTCATCGCGGGGTGGAACGCG encodes:
- the trpD gene encoding anthranilate phosphoribosyltransferase, producing the protein MEEYIERVTKGEDLSLEEARDAATRLFEDATDAQIGALLAALRAKGETEAEIAGFARGMRDAARTIDPDREPLVDTCGTGGDDYDTINVSTTSTLVASGAGVPVAKHGNYSVSSSSGSSDVLETVGVDLDAAPEAVEARIEDDGIGYMHAPAFHPAMKAVIGPRQELGVRTIFNVLGPLTNPAGADAQVVGVYDPDLVPVLANALARLPVERALVVHGDGLDEFAVHGESTVAEVDGDAVEEYTVTPADFGLDEAAVDDVAGGGPEENARDLRGIVTGDVTGAKRDIVLANAGAAIYVAGEADSLAGGARQAREAIDSGAAAETLERLCDPVPAR
- a CDS encoding phosphoribosylanthranilate isomerase; this encodes MTRVKICGLTSEADLAAAVDAGADAVGVVADVPVDSPREVGVDRAASLLDSAPPFVSTVLVAMPDTPERALELASRVGPDVLQLHGDLPPGDVSYVSANVTPRVVQAVDATNPDAARYDSVADALLVDSVDESGAGGTGRTHDWDATREFAAAVDSPVVLAGGLTPENVREAVGTVDPFAVDVASGVESDGGTKDHDAVREFVEAATRRPAVVE
- the trpG gene encoding anthranilate synthase component II; this translates as MNVLFVDNFDSFTYNLVEYVSEQRVGGERPETTVLKNTASVEDVRAANPDAIVVSPGPGHPENDRDVGVTSVVLREVSPDVPTLGVCLGMEAAVQEYGGRVGRAPEPVHGKTSPVEHDGSGVFAGVEQGFPAARYHSLACTEVPGCFEVSATTPEGALPMAVRHREHPLVGVQFHPESVLTGAGHDVIRNFLADA
- the trpE gene encoding anthranilate synthase component I → MGADDQACASDAADDPGSADDVVLDCTREEFTEHAADGPAVVRVAATLDVDVSPLAAYDALADGSHSFLLESAEKTAASDPGGAFRPDGADESDSANARRHARYSFVGYDPDAVVAVDADGTDVQTLRAEQTAAASLGGAAGGAADGDTDSAGSGADVLDRLREVLPDAPRRGFPDGNRQLLDGGLVGFLAYDAVYDLWLDEVGVERPETPLPDAEFVVTTRTLVFDRETGDISLVCTPVVRPGDDPDAVYNRLRAEATRVRDVLAEAGDPSLGGVSITAERAGSRSEYEDAVERAKEAVLDGEVYQAVVSRTRELDGDVDPRALYASLRETNPSPYMFLLSHGDRTIVGASPETLVAVHDDTVVNNPIAGTCPRGSSPVEDRRLAGEMLADEKERAEHAMLVDLARNDVRRVSEPGSVRVPEFMRVLKYSHVQHIESTVTGTLAGDADVAGPRSGAGESGSPDAFDAVRASFPAGTLSGAPKVRAMEHVHDLESDSRGIYGGGVGYVSWTGDAEFAIAIRSATVEHDSADDGTDTVRVRAGAGVVADSDPAAEYEETESKMRGVLDAIERVREESDADSDDCAPAEPGPQR
- a CDS encoding adenosylcobalamin-dependent ribonucleoside-diphosphate reductase, giving the protein MSSPELSADELTLPVKRVTGDTLADRMTDNAYQNILPARYLRKNTDGELIEDQTDLFERVAKNISLAEVVYEADDPVEVTPDQLKPDHPRRDELATEVFGEDVSPGDDETVELTEDNVNKFAYDTVVPELSGSAREHVERVRAEFQDLMEHLSFMPNSPTLMNAGDELQQLSACFVDSPGDDITDIHQTAQEAAEVFQSGGGMGYAFWKLRPYGDTVGSTGGIASGPLTFMETFDQMCETIAQGGARRGAQMAVMRVSHPDVVEFIHAKNKDVSLAHTLKLNDPDDYTYTEFSEALEEARELIDEDGKVPKHLRNAVEGHLSNFNISVGVTDGFMEALYEGEEYTFTNPRTEEPHIATEETKEMYSRYGLGEHVEVGEELSIPADVLWERIVDGAHENGEPGVIYLERVNKQHSFDVEEHPEHRILATNPCGEQPLEEYEACNLGHINLSTLAAEDAPDWRVWSEEHDYDTLEEGINQFLDHALDHEEFDHRIEMGTRFLENVVTMSDFPVDEIEEKVSEMRKIGLGVMGLAQLYIQLGVEYGSEEGNEIARQVMTQIDHGSKAASHDLATERGSFDEWDNSKYANPTEYAEWFEHHTGESAENWADGYAIRNHNTTTIAPTGTTSMVGNTTGGCEPIYNVAYYKNVSDDVQGDEMLVEFDDYFLRTLEDNDLDVDAVKQEAQEQMANNAFDGVEGLETVPDAIGELFVVTSDLSGKEHAAVQCACQAGVDSAISKTCNFPNDASAADMDEVYRYIYDHGGKGVTVYRDGTRSKQVLTTRADNAEFAGMDEDEAAEAMVETIQETFGGIEGFLDSEEVQAAFGEDLRELFEHGEDAFEGGYAEKQSRPDLLHGVTQRVDTGYGKLYVTINEDPEAERPFELFANTGNSGGFTGSFTEALAKTISVALRSGVDPEEIADKLQGIRSPKVAWDKGEQVNSIPDAFGTALRRYLDGDVDRAAYPQQKRLSEITDQSGDADTETAVDSGVPTDHETDGGPVQADTAGTQADAAGADALSEPTGEDVQDATQSLIEAGESPECPDCGSMSLYFSEGCKTCESCGWSECA